A genomic window from Thiomonas arsenitoxydans includes:
- the trxA gene encoding thioredoxin → MIDATVANFETEVVEASNTVPVLVDLWAPWCGPCRALGPILEKLEVAYEGRFKLVKINTEEEQELAAAFGVRSIPMVMLLKDGQPVDGFVGALPEGQIREFLDKHVPDTAPEQADEAGPSDAKAASAPALPLLEKLQQDLATNPANDNARKAYVELLLKDGRTADAKLAFEPIAGKALADARIQALADWLCAAQAAPGLPPVAALQSSIAANKRDFDARYALAQQHMAAQQWTAALDELLDILMRDKSWSEDRARKTFVNILELMTPADAPKPAPGQPPVTDPTVESYRRRLSMTVLS, encoded by the coding sequence ATGATTGATGCCACCGTTGCCAATTTTGAAACCGAAGTCGTCGAAGCCTCCAATACCGTCCCGGTCTTGGTCGATCTGTGGGCCCCGTGGTGCGGCCCCTGCCGCGCGCTTGGCCCCATTCTCGAAAAGCTGGAAGTGGCTTACGAAGGCCGTTTCAAACTGGTGAAAATCAACACCGAAGAAGAGCAGGAACTGGCCGCTGCGTTCGGCGTGCGCAGCATCCCCATGGTCATGCTGCTCAAAGACGGCCAGCCGGTGGACGGTTTCGTGGGCGCGCTGCCCGAAGGCCAGATCCGCGAATTTCTCGACAAGCACGTTCCCGACACCGCGCCGGAGCAGGCGGACGAGGCCGGGCCGAGCGATGCCAAAGCCGCGTCTGCACCTGCGCTGCCGCTGCTGGAAAAGCTGCAGCAAGACCTGGCCACCAATCCGGCCAACGATAACGCACGCAAGGCGTATGTCGAACTGCTGCTGAAGGACGGCCGCACCGCCGACGCGAAGCTGGCGTTCGAGCCCATTGCCGGCAAAGCGCTGGCCGACGCCCGCATCCAGGCGCTGGCAGACTGGCTTTGCGCCGCGCAGGCTGCGCCCGGCCTGCCCCCTGTTGCCGCGCTGCAGTCCAGCATCGCCGCCAACAAGCGCGACTTCGACGCCCGCTACGCCCTGGCGCAGCAACACATGGCCGCGCAGCAGTGGACCGCGGCGCTTGACGAACTGCTCGACATTCTCATGCGCGACAAAAGCTGGAGCGAAGACCGCGCGCGCAAGACCTTTGTCAACATTCTGGAGCTGATGACGCCTGCAGATGCCCCCAAGCCCGCGCCCGGCCAGCCCCCGGTCACCGATCCCACGGTGGAGAGCTACCGCCGCCGCCTGAGCATGACGGTACTGAGCTGA
- the purE gene encoding 5-(carboxyamino)imidazole ribonucleotide mutase, with the protein MAAIGVVMGSQSDWEVMRHAADILVRFGVAHDCQVVSAHRMPDDLFAYADSAQQRGLRAIIAGAGGAAHLPGMLAAKTTVPVLGVPVPSKYLRGEDSLLSIVQMPKGVPVATFAIGEAGAANAALFAVAMLAAHDAGLRDQLDAFRAEQTAAARAMHVGSPA; encoded by the coding sequence ATGGCCGCAATCGGCGTGGTGATGGGGTCGCAAAGCGACTGGGAGGTGATGCGCCATGCGGCGGACATCCTCGTCCGCTTTGGGGTGGCGCACGACTGCCAGGTGGTCTCGGCGCACCGCATGCCCGACGATCTGTTTGCCTATGCCGACAGTGCGCAGCAGCGCGGCCTGCGCGCCATCATCGCCGGTGCGGGCGGCGCGGCGCATCTGCCGGGCATGCTCGCGGCCAAAACCACGGTGCCGGTGCTCGGCGTGCCGGTGCCCAGCAAGTATCTGCGGGGCGAAGATTCGCTGCTGTCCATTGTGCAGATGCCCAAGGGTGTGCCGGTGGCCACTTTTGCCATCGGCGAAGCCGGGGCGGCGAATGCCGCGCTGTTTGCCGTGGCGATGCTGGCGGCGCATGACGCGGGCCTGCGCGATCAGCTCGACGCCTTCCGCGCGGAGCAAACCGCCGCAGCGCGGGCTATGCACGTGGGTAGCCCGGCATGA
- a CDS encoding 5-(carboxyamino)imidazole ribonucleotide synthase codes for MSKSAAFIPPGATLGVLGGGQLGRMFAQAAQSAGYGVAVLEADEAAPAAQVTGIHLAARYDDPLALDQLARDCAAVTVEFENIPAHSMQWLESRVSLAPAPQAVAVCQDRAQEKALFARLGVPCAPHAVLTASGGLGAVSTDLFPGILKTSRLGYDGKGQIMVQTAADLPAAWTALGGVECVLEKKLDLAYELSVVMARGRDGCSVLYEPQQNLHRDGILFASFSPGPSITPDIAEAAQNAAATVAEGLDYVGVLCVEFFVLRDGRLLANEIAPRPHNSGHHTIDSCTVSQFELQWRTLVNAPLLVPRQHSATVMLNLLGDLWFDATGQQREPDWATVLAQPGAHLHLYGKHAPREGRKMGHLTCTAATPAEARQTALHACTVLGLEPF; via the coding sequence ATGAGCAAGTCTGCCGCATTCATTCCCCCCGGCGCCACGCTGGGCGTGCTCGGCGGCGGGCAGTTGGGCCGCATGTTTGCCCAGGCGGCGCAGAGCGCAGGCTATGGCGTGGCCGTGCTCGAAGCCGACGAAGCCGCGCCGGCAGCGCAGGTCACCGGCATTCACCTTGCCGCGCGCTATGACGACCCGCTAGCGCTCGACCAACTCGCCCGTGACTGCGCTGCGGTGACGGTGGAGTTCGAGAATATTCCGGCGCACTCGATGCAGTGGCTGGAGTCGCGCGTGTCGCTGGCGCCCGCGCCGCAGGCCGTGGCTGTGTGCCAGGACCGGGCGCAGGAAAAGGCCTTGTTTGCGCGGCTTGGCGTGCCTTGCGCACCCCACGCCGTGCTGACCGCGAGCGGCGGCCTTGGTGCGGTGAGCACTGACCTGTTTCCCGGCATTCTCAAAACCTCCCGGCTGGGTTATGACGGCAAAGGGCAGATCATGGTGCAAACAGCCGCCGACCTGCCTGCGGCATGGACTGCCTTGGGCGGTGTGGAATGCGTGCTGGAGAAAAAGCTCGATCTGGCCTATGAACTGTCGGTGGTGATGGCACGCGGCCGCGACGGTTGCTCCGTGCTGTACGAGCCGCAGCAAAACCTGCACCGCGACGGCATTCTGTTCGCCAGCTTTTCGCCCGGCCCGTCCATCACCCCCGACATCGCCGAGGCCGCGCAGAACGCCGCAGCCACCGTGGCGGAGGGGCTGGACTATGTCGGCGTGCTCTGCGTGGAATTTTTCGTGCTGCGCGATGGTCGCCTGCTGGCTAACGAAATCGCGCCGCGTCCGCACAACTCCGGCCATCACACCATCGACTCCTGCACCGTGTCGCAGTTCGAGCTGCAGTGGCGCACCCTGGTGAACGCGCCGTTGCTAGTGCCCAGGCAGCACAGCGCCACTGTCATGCTCAACCTGCTGGGCGATCTCTGGTTCGACGCCACCGGCCAGCAGCGCGAGCCCGACTGGGCCACCGTGTTGGCGCAACCCGGCGCGCATCTGCACCTCTACGGCAAGCACGCGCCGCGCGAGGGCCGCAAGATGGGCCACCTCACCTGCACGGCGGCCACCCCTGCCGAAGCGCGCCAGACCGCGCTGCACGCCTGCACCGTTCTCGGCCTGGAGCCGTTCTGA